In the Populus trichocarpa isolate Nisqually-1 chromosome 1, P.trichocarpa_v4.1, whole genome shotgun sequence genome, aatatgttaaaaattaacttcaaaaccTAGTCGCAGATCATCACTATAAATATAAGGTTCAACATTTACATCTGTATTTTAGAGGTTTTCCATATTACCAAACAAACCCCAGCAGCCACAATAAAAGCAATCAAATTTATGTGGAACTAAAAGTTGATATTTGGGATTGAGAATTCAAAGATGATTAATTGGCAACATGGACCTTtagcttttaaatttaaagagctagagcaactaaaaaaactgaagatattgtgtttaaaaaagaagttttagACACATctgacaataaaaatagaatagtCATTGCTTTCTCTTAGCAGTTTAGATATCAATAATGATGCCTTGATAAGCTACCTAATTGATCCATCGTTATTTTCTCTTACAATATTTTGGACACAAAAATTATATCAACAATATTATCATGATGAGCAATTGTCCACTacctaaaaattagaaaacattaaTGGAATATTTCATTTGTGTTTAGGCAAAATATCTAGAATAGTCATTGCTTTCTCTTGGCAGTTTAGATATCAATAATGATGCCTTGATAAGCTACCTAATTGATCCACCGTTATTTTCTCTTACAATATTTTGGACACAAAAATTATATCAACAATATTATCATAATGAGCAATTGTCCACTacctaaaaattagaaaacattaaTGGAATATTTCATTTGTGTTTAGGCAAAATGTCCATCGGTATTTTCATAGCCAACGGGAAATTGTCATTAGAAAATATCTCATTAGAGATTTTAGTTCCATTGGCAATTTAGAAAGCCAATGAAATAGGCAATGGAATAGTCCCACTAAAAAATCAGCTTTTGCCAACTATTTTTTGCAGAAAACTTTGTTGGTAACTAATTTGCCAAcaaaagtttttgttgtttattatgTCAAAAATCCCTAAATTTCATGTATGTTTTTCAAAAGTTCTAGAATATGTGCAAAGACTCTAATGAAATTACCTATTCATTAATGAATCCATCGgtgttttcacattttttttattagttgttatAGTCCTCAAGCTTGCAATTCTCACATAAAtactcaacaacaacaacaattaataAACCATAACCATAATTCACAATAAACCATAACAAAATTGCAtgtccaaaacaaaatatacttATACAAAGCTCACATTACTTTAAAATTTCTAAGATCTTGAACCAAAAGGTCCAGGTCGAGGATGAAAAGGTATCCTCATAATGCACTATACTCATAATGCACTCATCTAATCCAAATAACTCCTAGTTTTTGGTAGAGCTCTGCTCTCATTTCTGCTAGCAAATCTTCTCTCATTTTTGTTCTCATATTCCGCATCTCAACTAATAGTTGCTCCTAAAACATTTTCTAGACTAGTTCATCAAAGTTTTGTGATGctttatttgaattgaaatatgGTGTGTTTACAATTGAAATAGTTTGGCCCGCTCTCATTTCTCGAACCGATACCATAAGCATACCATAAACCTAACTCTTATCAAGATCGTTAGTTGTAGCAAACTCGAACCACAGTTGAGGATCGTAAGGAGGATGGGTGAAAGTGTTTTCGCTAAATTTCACAGCTATGTTGACGTTATATATCTCCTacgaaacaaaataaaaaaggtcaaATTCTTAAATTCAATTGCATTTCATATTATAATCATTATTAAGATAAtgataaatatcaaaaaacttaCAATGAACACTTCCTCTCTTGTattgataaacttttttttctcttttttcccatatccttttactttattaaattttcctcatataattttattagagcCGGTACGCACCTAAGATGTTTTTTCTTACAAACTAAATAGTTTGTTAAAAGTCTTATAAATAAACacttaattaaaacttcaagaaaaaaaaatataacaacaagCTTTTACTAGGCGTTTTGCATGGTTGAAAGATATAATCGCTCATCTGGTGCTTGCTCATGGAACCATGAGTTTCtttgtttatattttgtgtACCAGATTGAAGCACCttctaaaaatatctaattcCATAAATTGTTGAAACATTATCCAATTACTCTCTGTGACATGCCTCGGTTTATATCTTCTCAGCGTCATTAGAGTAAGCTTTTCTAATTGCTTGTTTATGGACATCATACCACAAATCACGTAACCTGttatagaaatttattaaacaaaaataaggcaaggaaataaaatgttacaataatataatattaatttatttaaatttaccTAGTTGCACTGTAATTTTCTCACACTCTTCTTACAAGCGCCTCATTGCTCTCGTTGTACCAAAAAactttctttattgattttatacattaattagtttttaaaattttaaaaactagtaACTTAAAGTgaagattatttaattatataacctTAAACTTTCTCCACCAAGCAACTACCATATTCATTCATTTAGGATGCTCATGAAGTTGATTCTATTAAAATAATGGTTCTTCAAACGACCACTTCATCATAGAGATGATAGAATGTGCACCTTTAATATTGGTAAACCTGAAAATCATTTCATTAATGTCATTTTTATGTAatgtaaaacttaaaataacttaatacaaataaataaattcatgcaacaaaacattaattacaTAGATAGTTCACCCTCCATTCTGTTATAACTTTGTGTGAAATGGACTCTATCGAATAAGGGATGCCTGCCCTATTTTCCTCAATGGTTAAGCCTTGGTTGGTAACTTTTACATAAGGTGTCTCTTCATAATCATCACTTAGATTCATAGCACGATCACTGAGACTACTACTTGATGAAACAATAACGCACTTGTTAGactttaacttgtttttttcttgaatatatgaTATCTAAAAGGACACAAtgaacacaatttaaaaaataaaacatactaTCAAACACAAAGTTgaagaaaacattatttatacCTCATGCatataaacttataaaatactcTATTATATATGCAACAATAACTAGACTGCAAATTTATTGCATGCAACAATGACCTGAACAATTGACTTTTCATCAAGTGTAAGAGGAAACATTTTATAAGTCTCATAATAGTTTCAACAACTTCCCACCCTCACAACCTTATATCCTTCTCTGGATTTGCAACTTTCAACCTCAAATTAGTAACTTGGTAAATTCAAAGAGCAATATAACTAAAGAccattaaaaacttgaaatctgGTAAATTCAAATTAGTAATGTTGAAGATATGTGGAAATATAATATCAGGATATTTatggataaaagaaaattttccctAACTATAAGGGTAAAGTATTGtcctaaaaacaattaacatcagaatttagtttttcatttgaaaatcaaaGCCGAATAgaaaatgagtttaaaattgCTACCAAAagatttaatatatagtataaaagtatttatatttccttaataataaaataaaacataaaaaaaagatttaataaaaaatccctCACTACTTTCTAGCCTAACAACAAccatataaaaaggaaaaagaaaaacacaagtaaCAAACATCACCTTATTCATTCATTCAAGCAAACAAACATACATAAAATGATAAAAGCAAAACATATTGCCTAAAAGTTAACTTAGCAAATAGCAAAAGTAGTTTACTCTTTCCTCCTCTCCTCTTACATGTTGTTActtgtttttattgtaattcAATCCACAATATTCCATATCTAATTGTATCTTCATCCTTTTTTTCCCTCCTATCATGCCCTTCACACTCTTTTCTCTCAcaatcatctctttttctctctcatacCAACAACATAGCTGCATAAtgtgattctctctctctctaaactaAACTCTAACCATGTTATGCTCTTGTCCTTGTGGCTTgcagtaataaaataaaatccaatacaacaaaaaaaaccttccctcttctattttttttctcttcggCTTTAGACTTCTCACCCTTAATTCTCTAATCTAATATAACCCTCCTTCTCCTCTTTAATAAGCCTAACTCATTAACTACCTCaatttcatacaacaaaaacaacaatttacACCGCAAAATTAGCTAAATTGCCTCAAATTCTTTAATTATTCAAACAAATAGATTGCCACAATAacattatcaaaatatatatatatatatatatatatatatatatatatatatatatatatatattaaccctAACTTAGAATTTAACAATGTCAAGccttaaatttattaaatgaagaagaagaagaaatcaaactTGAGATGGGTTGAGGAAAGGTACTCCTAGCACCGGATTTGTGAGTGGGGGAGGGTGGCTATTGGAATTGGTATGGAGGAGATCTGCTATAATTgtaaagaaatgaagaagaagaagaagaagaagaagaagaaatggttgGGAGAAAAGAAGAATTGTCAGGTTTTAGTTCTTTTAAAATCATCGACAGGATTTCCAATTACAATTCCATCAAAAATTTGACATCTTAGCAATACCAATAAAAATgccgatgaaatatttttttgttatttttttattttgtcatggTTTTCGTCAGAAATTACTTATGAAAATTCATCGTTACTATTTTCTTTGGTAAATAGTTATAGAATATTTTTTGtcggtgtttttatttatttttttctaattttctagtagtgttcatttttttctatagCCATGTTAGCAAAGTTCTTGCTAACAATAACATTAATGGTGTATAAAGATGCCTTAGGGAATTTGATGCCTCGATCAAGCCTATTAGCATGAATTACTCAAtttaatcatagaaaataagaatAACATGGATAATGTGTTTGAAATATTTATAGCAAGATGTctttttaagagagagagagagagagacagagacagagagagagatggtaTTTGGAATTAAGCTAGGGagattattttgtgtttaagtGATATAGtttagttattaaaattatcaaaataaaaatattttttaatttctctttttttatgtttaccaAGTATTGTATAGAGTGAGTTGAGATAAAAGGGTAAGATGCTTTGTAATCTCTACTATATAGGTGTCCCATGATACACCACGGTTCGGGTCAAATttctttaacattaaaaaaggaTATCCAGGCGattatagtgtttttaaaatagtaacaAAAAACTGGAACCTTGGTCATTGATTTGAATGGGTTCAATaagctcaattaatttaataatatgattataaaaaaaaccaacaacaataattaaaaaaacaaaacaaacaacaatgactaacaaagaaaaaatgaatgcttgccaatattataaaaagatattctTAAAAGGTTTCAATTATGTCATTTGATAACAAAgcaaaagtcaaataaaaatgggataacttcataaagagaaaaaaaaactcaaattcaattatcagtaaatcaaacattgaaagataaattagaaaaaatcaatttaaaaaaaacaaaaaaatcttactCGAGTCAGTATGCTAAATTCATGGCCTGATTGTGAGGTCAGGATAAcctcatacaaaaaaatattaaataaaataatggagtTCAACTCTCAAGCAAACTAAATGATGAAaggcaaaactaaaaaaaatcaattaaaaaaaattaaaaaaacttgagtcaacccagGTTGACTCAACTAATCCACGACCCGGGatatgagaccgagataactccACTTGTTGGCACGTGCaaccacttttattttctaaataatattttatatttattaaaataccaattTTCCTATATATCAACTTTattataaccaaaaaaacatgttgaaaatacaaaaaaatccatAGACATCAGCttaataacttttaattttaagggtaattaagttattttattgtgcttaaaaaaaacactaaaaagtcCTGGAtgctgatttgatttttttttaagggtgaTTAAGTAACTTTACTATGCTAAGAAGATGTGAAAAGACTGATATATCCCAATTAATCTGATGATGACCAGATCATGCGAAAAAGACCATATTATCCTTAATAGTAAGGTCATTGGTTTTTGTTGAGaagggcaaaaaaaatatttatattattttaatacatagtGTTTTGTATCTTAGCCAACAGTTagttatttttagttatctcttttaggtttttgttaatgtatAAAAAGAGAGGTAATGAACTCActtcaagaatatatattaCTCTTAGACTCCTAGTcctagtatatatatttttttaaagataaaaaagagagatgggatttgaaaggaggtagggagaagtgatttttgtgttttacgcaaatgattttctagtttagttattaaaatcatcggaaaaagaatattttttttttcttcaatttatttataaagtgAGTATTGGTATAAAGTGGGTTGAGATGAGAGGGAGACTCCTAGTTATagtatatgttttcttttagaaaaaaagagatgtGATATTTGGAGGGAAGCCAGGAGagatgatttttatgttttaagcaaatgattttctagtttagttattaaaaatatcagaacaaaaatattttttatttctcttttttttcttatattttcctATTAAATGAGTATTGTTACGGAGTGAGTTGAGATAGGAGGATATGATGCTTTGTAGCCTCTCCAAATATAGTAAGAGAGGTAATCGGCTCACTTAATGAATGTATATTACTCCTCGACTTCTagttataatatgtttttttttaaaaaaaaaaaaaagggacttgGAGGGAAGATGGGGAGAGAAGATTTGAGTGTTTTGAGcaaataattttctagtttagttattaaaatcattaaaacaaaaatatttttatttctcttatttttttatctatttaataaatattaatacaagTGGGTTGAGATAAGAGGATATGATGTTTTGTAATCTCTGCTAGACTCCTagtcataatatatattttataaataaaaaaaaaatcaaaagagatgAAATTTGCAGGGAAGGTGGGGAgaaatgatttttgtgttttcagcaAATGATTTTCTAGTTTAGTTATTGAAATTATGAGAacgaaaatatcttaaaattatattttaacttctcttttttcatatgtttatttatttaataagtaaTTACTTCATTTTTTTGCCACATGTAGGACTCAATGTCTCACAATGTTAGTAGTTAACGTTGGTATGTGATGAGGTGTGTCCATATCCGCAGCATGGTAGGTCCACCATGAGGTATTGTCCCACATGACTTCTAGTGGGTTTTGTCCTTTAAAAAAGATCTCGCAATGAGAGAGATGTCCTTGGTGTCATAAAAGCAACCAAGGTCCTGGTCTCCTAACTGATATGGGATAATGGTCCTCATCAGAGACCCCAAACGAGGGCTTGGGTAGAGCACATGACTCGTTTCCACAGACAGCGCCAACTAACGGGGTGTGTCCATATCTGCAGCATGGTAGGCCCGCCACAAGGTATTATCCCACATGACTTCCAGCGAATTTTGTCTCTTAAAAGACGCCTCACAATGAAAAAGATGTCCTTGGTGCCATATAAGCAACCAAGGCCCTTGTTTCCTAACCGATGTGGGATAATGGTCTCATCAGTATGGATTTCGTTTCCACTTAAGAATGAAAAGCATCCCTTCTTCTGTTCTCCTTCGAGACGTGCCCAAGCTCAGTCTTTGTCTTGCTGAATGCTAGATTTCTAAACAAGAAGGTGAAGGGAGAATCACTCAATGGAAAGAATCAAAGAGCTCTAACAAGGTCTACAATCAGACTAGTCAATTTCCTCATAAGCTAGAACTATGAGTTCCACGTAGCCATGAACCTCTCCCGTGAAAACGCTATATAATTCCTACTGATCACCACTGTAAAGATGAGGTACAACATTTGCATTTGCATTTTGGAGGTTTCCAGATCATCAAACAGACCCCAGCAGCCACAATAAAAGCAATCAAATTGATGCAGCACAGGAAGTTGATATTTGGGATTTTGATTGATTGGCAATATGGAACTTTAGCTTTTAAAGTTCAAAGATCCTGAGCAACTATAAAATGGtaaaaatattgtgtttaaaaatGATGTTTCGAACACGACTAGCAATAAGAGCACAACAGCCACTGCTTCCTCCTAACAGTTTAGATATCAGTAATGATGCCTTGACAAGCTGCCTAATCGATCAGCCATTATTTCCGTATACAATGTTTTGATCATGCTGAGCATCTGTTATTTTCTCTATAGCCATGTTAGCAAAGTTGCTGCTAACAATATCATTGATGATGCATGAAGATTCCTCAAGGAACTCGTTGCTCCGGTCGAGCCTGTTGGCCCTGTCACATTAATTGCTCAGTTTAGTCATAGAAAATAAGAATAGCATGGATAATGTGTTTGAGATGTTcatatcaagaaaaagaaacaatttaaaGAGCAATCCACTCTCATGATCATGCACATGTTTTATACACGCAGGTATATCagcaaaataattgaattaccCATGTCTAAGATGCACGATGCATCTCAGGTCCTTTGCCCCAGTTTTAAATGAAAACAGCTAAAAAAGTTATAACATTTCCACCTCATAATAAGATAAGCACGAATCAAGAGCACGTTGCtggttttcattttcatattcatGGCTTCGGTATGATAATCTAGTGGTGATTTCTTAAGTACTCTTGATACCTGTCTGAGAGCCCATATGCTTTGTAACTGTCGGAAAAAATTGGAAATTGTGTGgagccaaaaataaaaaataaaggaaattgaTTATTTAATGATGAATGATACCATTAGTTTTTGGCGAGGCTGAACTGctaggtggtggtggtggcggcacTGGCGTTGGCGGTGGCAGTTGCACTGAAGGTGGAGATAGTAACATGCCGAGCAGAAGACCAATGCAATCTTCTCCGAAAGAGCCTGgtagaaaaattaaagtgtGAGGCCAATATAATCTAATGTTCAAAATCATAGTCATGGAGCCTCACAACAAAGTTATCACATCACTTCCCCACAGAAAGGTCAATGTTAAATCTCCGAATCACTTGATAATGATAATTGCGAGATTCGAAATTATTTTCCCTTCTCTGGCAAGTTAATCACCACATGGACACCACCATGGTTTAACAATGGTTGAAAGATGATAACATAATTTGGTTGCCAAGGGAAGCCTGGCATACAGAATTTAGAACTTGGTTTCTAAATTGTTATGAGCAAACACatacagtattttaaagaagcCAGAGCATAGGTTCAGCCATTTATGGTGGAAAGGAAAGTGTCTTACATTGTTTAAAACAAGCTAAGTCTGTCTCGTTAAGGAGATTTGAAGAACCTTGGTTGCACTGGCATATATGTCCAGTTCCATTAGCCACACAAGTTCCATCACCACACCAAACAAGGTTACAGGCTGCAAAACAGAATGTCTTGGTTTAAGATCCGTAGTGTTCACAAAATCAGTGACAAATATGCTAAC is a window encoding:
- the LOC7490976 gene encoding uncharacterized protein LOC7490976; translation: MGTFKIHLLLFFLMAVTVSSTLQGDVCALINCGHGTCKASNASLLGFECECNSGWKKEIGPLTFPSCVIPNCTIDLGCGNGASPPPAASQPPPFNLSNPCNLVWCGDGTCVANGTGHICQCNQGSSNLLNETDLACFKQCSFGEDCIGLLLGMLLSPPSVQLPPPTPVPPPPPPSSSASPKTNGPTGSTGATSSLRNLHASSMILLAATLLTWL